One Schistocerca piceifrons isolate TAMUIC-IGC-003096 chromosome 11, iqSchPice1.1, whole genome shotgun sequence genomic window carries:
- the LOC124719684 gene encoding piggyBac transposable element-derived protein 3-like, whose translation MDTRLFYRKRQGRSYIPPESSDEDCLDSDDSDLDKTYVPERLTGSQSGDSSSSEENCDEPDEVGVPCVSNTEQIVEPEVGDNLPQAQSPSRCNVPKLNLLWKRNTVKSVFPSPVWTGEIPPSTEVFSPLTYFKKIFDSSIIDYICQQTNLYSKQCDVANTFSVTSTEIEQFIGIAFYMSLIAIPGNRRYWNKKCGVKQVSDVMTLRRWEQIKRYLHFADNTQQHSAPDRLFKVRMVSDMLRKNLSKIPIEEHLAVDEQIVPFKGHSSLKQYNPKKPKKWGYKIYCIAGASGIIYDFEVYSGPVNQPSHLPNVNASGNVVLRLAERIPKYKNHKLFYDNWFCSPELQVELVKCGIHSLGTVQLNRVRNNKMPSDAEMKKQGRGTSVESTASVSGYDLILVKWQDNRCVSLLGTFSGTHPESQVARYDNKTKQRIQIKCPKIVKEYNKFMGGVDTIDSLLALYRTKIRSKKYYMRLFFHLLDMSCVVAWLLYKRACHEDSIEEKTQMALFDFKLDIAESLCWSGKPSKRQSLDSSPGSGTKKRRQPNTANADIRKDRIDHWPNYCEKSARYNQCEYQ comes from the exons ATGGATACCCGTTTATTTTACCGAAAAAGACAAGGGAGAAGCTACATTCCTCCAGAAAGCAGTGACGAGGACTGTTTGGACAGTGATGACAGTGATCTGGATAAAACCTACGTTCCTGAACGACTTACAG GCTCACAATcaggtgacagtagcagcagcgaagAAAACTGTGATGAGCCAGATGAAGTGGGAGTGCCTTGTGTTTCAAACACAGAGCAGATAGTTGAACCTGAAGTTGGTGATAATCTTCCTCAGGCACAATCTCCATCTCGTTGTAATGTGCCGAAATTGAACCTTCTTTGGAAGAGGAACACGGTAAAATCTGTATTTCCTTCTCCTGTTTGGACTGGAGAAATTCCACCATCTACAGAAGTATTTTCACCACTAACGTACTTCAAAAAGATTTTTGACTCAAGTATCATTGACTACATATGTCAACAAACGAATCTGTATTCGAAGCAGTGTGATGTGGCCAACACCTTCAGTGTTACCTCTACCGAAATTGAACAATTTATTGGTATTGCATTCTACATGTCACTGATTGCTATACCTGGGAACAGAAGATACTGGAACAAGAAATGTGGTGTGAAACAAGTGTCTGATGTAATGACACTACGCAGATGGGAACAAATAAAGAGATATTTACATTTTGCTGACAATACTCAGCAACATTCTGCACCTGACAGACTGTTCAAGGTTAGAATGGTAAGCGACATGCTGcgaaaaaatttatcaaaaataccAATTGAAGAACACCTTGCAGTGGACGAACAAATTGTGCCATTCAAAGGTCACAGTAGCTTGAAACAGTATAATCCCAAGAAACCAAAAAAGTGGGGCTACAAAATATATTGCATAGCAGGTGCCAGTGGTATTATTTATGATTTCGAAGTCTATTCTGGACCTGTCAATCAACCCAGTCATCTTCCTAATGTAAACGCCAGTGGAAATGTAGTGCTCAGATTGGCTGAAAGAATACCAAAGTACAAAAATCATAAACTGTTCTATGATAACTGGTTCTGCAGTCCAGAGCTTCAAGTTGAGCTGGTAAAATGTGGTATTCACAGTCTGGGAACAGTACAATTGAATAGAGTGAGAAACAATAAGATGCCTTCTGATGCTGAAATGAAAAAGCAGGGAAGAGGcacatctgttgaatccactgcatCTGTTTCTGGATATGACCTGATTCTTGTGAAATGGCAAGACAACAGGTGTGTCAGCCTTCTGGGCACCTTTTCAGGTACTCACCCAGAAAGCCAGGTTGCAAGATATGACAACAAAACAAAGCAACGTATCCAAATAAAATGCCCAAAGATTGTGAAGGAGTACaacaagtttatgggaggtgttgACACTATTGACTCCTTATTAGCTCTGTACAGAACGAAAATCAGGTCAAAGAAATATTACATGAGACTGTTCTTCCATTTATTGGACATGAGTTGTGTTGTTGCTTGGCTACTTTATAAGAGAGCCTGTCATGAAGATAGTATTGAAGAGAAAACCCAGATGGCTTTGTTTGATTTCAAGCTTGATATTGCTGAATCCTTATGCTGGTCAGGAAAACCATCCAAGAGACAGTCGCTGGATAGCTCACCAGGCAGTGGCACCAAAAAGAGAAGGCAGCCAAATACAGCAAATGCTGACATCAGGAAGGACAGAATCGATCACTGGCCTAACTACTGTGAAAAATCTGCCAGAT